One region of Vespula vulgaris chromosome 9, iyVesVulg1.1, whole genome shotgun sequence genomic DNA includes:
- the LOC127066054 gene encoding zinc finger protein 853-like, with the protein MSGYRKVNYYELCRLCTSSEGNKMNIFRDEGRRRQLQTKIQTCLPIQVLEEDSLPKIVCHECVRKLENFIEFRETVVSAEGMLESYFTSLRFSEDFLKEGKVYVKNIEKERSSTPDAEGLKSVEKVLSNAGNQVLTNEQHGQHQQPVVVSNINASNIQIISGVQSRVQQYKCAMQMQSNGDMSTAVVEATAETHYSCQQQTSQRVSPQRSNETQNEISEPQAQSPQIQASNQIQNHNQVVQQGQPQRQISQQLTQSTQITQQNQTQLNHQQQGQSQITQQIQHLQRQQRLQQIDKQQVQIATQQEFIVKQEPSTQVVQQNNNIILKTDTEAEQNQQIIQKVQPDAQKEENASPCQNYTTVQAAPEVFLSLGFKETSLPNQPAQDEGKDFKDFTKSATEDVMSRTSIGQISEFLRIRSGTEQTPLITVNPQVISQSTRSTTCRNCCKNFSSVSQMNNHSCTLVNGGPDIIVKEESIQVNGNSFNCDVCGKPFKRKEHLFQHRKLHTGERPYVCTTCAKAFSRKEHLVRHSVSHTGQKMHECELCGKSFSRKDNLHKHRKTHGVTGPYICETCGKSFMVKHYYVMHLSTHAPIITDGGCHDPLPYKCDMCHKAFSVKQYLTAHKYRHRKNNNSAQITLSRHHQQQSQQSNNTINSINVVGNNVAISGNINDNNGQSSNGPTVEIQNVVERSEQTNGSFNNSQYHNNIQEFQ; encoded by the exons ATGTCTGGATATCGGAAAGTGAATTACTACGAGCTGTGCAGATTGTGTACCAGCAGCGAAGgcaataaaatgaatatttttcgcGATGAAGGTCGTAGGCGACAACTTCAAACAAAAATTCAAACATGTTTACCCATTCAG GTTTTAGAAGAGGATTCATTACCTAAAATCGTCTGCCACGAGTGTGTCAGGAAGTTGGAAAATTTCATTGAGTTCCGAGAAACTGTTGTTAGTGCAGAGGGTATGCTCGAGTCTTATTTCACTTCGCTGCGCTTTTCTGaggattttttaaaagaaggtAAAGTGTATgtaaaaaacattgaaaaggaaagatcttCGACTCCAGACGCTGAGGGTTTAAAATCCGTGGAGAAAGTATTATCAAACGCAGGAAATCAAGTGCTAACAAACGAACAACATGGACAACATCAACAACCTGTTGTTGTTAGCAATATTAATGCgtcaaatatacaaattatcaGTGGTGTCCAATCTAGGGTACAGCAATATAAATGTGCCATGCAG ATGCAATCAAATGGTGATATGTCAACTGCAGTTGTAGAAGCTACAGCAGAGACTCACTACAGTTGTCAACAGCAAACATCTCAACGGGTATCGCCTCaaagatcgaacgaaacaCAAAATGAAATCAGTGAACCACAAGCTCAGTCACCTCAAATTCAAGCTTCAAACCAAATACAAAATCACAATCAAGTGGTACAACAAGGACAACCTCAAAGACAAATTTCACAACAATTAACTCAGTCTACTCAAATAACACAACAAAATCAGACTCAGCTTAATCATCAACAACAAGGACAGTCACAGATAACTCAGCAGATACAGCATTTGCAGAGACAACAAAGACTTCAACAAATAGACAAACAACAAGTGCAAATTGCTACACAACAGGAATTTATTGTGAAACAAGAACCTTCAACTCAAGTCgttcaacaaaataataatattatacttaaaaCAGATACAGAAGCAGAACAGAATCaacaaattatacaaaaagtTCAACCTGATGCCCAAAAAGAGGAGAATGCATCTCCTTGTCAAAACTATACGACAGTACAGGCTGCTCCAGAGGTATTTTTGAGTTTAGGATTTAAAGAAACGTCTTTACCCAATCAACCTGCTCAAGATGAAGGAAAAGATTTCAAAGATTTTACAAAAAGTGCTACTGAAGATGTAATGTCTCGCACTTCGATTGGACAAATATCAGAATTTCTCAGAATCAGATCAGGCACTGAACAGACACCTTTAATTACCGTTAATCCTCAGGTTATATCACAATCTACTAGGAGTACCACGTGCCGTAATTgctgtaaaaatttttcatccgTAAGTCAAATGAATAATCATAGTTGTACACTGGTAAATGGAGGACCAGATATCATAGTGAAAGAAGAATCTATACAAGTTAAtggaaattcttttaattgtGATGTTTGTGGAAAgccttttaaaagaaaagaacactTATTTCAACATCGAAAGCTACACACTGGAGAACGTCCATACGTATGCACAACATGTGCCAAAGCTTTTAGTCGTAAGGAACATTTGGTTAGACATTCTGTATCACATACGGGTCAAAAAATGCATGAATGTGAATTGTGCGGCAAAAGCTTTTCACGGAAAGACAACCTTCACAAACATCGAAAAACACATGGTGTGACAGGTCCCTATATTTGTGAAACTTGTGGAAAATCTTTTATGGTGAAACATTATTATGTGATGCATTTATCGACACATGCACCAATTATTACAGACGGTGGTTGTCATGATCCTTTGCCATATAAATGCGACATGTGTCACAAAGCATTTTCTGTAAAACAGTATCTCACTGCGCACAAATATAGAcatagaaagaataataactcTGCACAGATTACTTTAAGCAGGCATCACCAACAACAATCGCAACAATCAAATAATACTATAAACAGCATTAATGTTGTGGGGAACAATGTTGCTATATCAGGAAATATAAACGACAATAATGGTCAATCAAGTAATGGACCTACAGTGGAAATACAAAATGTTGTTGAAAGAAGTGAACAGACTAATGGTTCATTTAATAATAGTCAATACcataataatatacaagaaTTTCAATGA
- the LOC127066574 gene encoding 39S ribosomal protein L38, mitochondrial: MARRIFHSFSTDLLHINGQQVRYGHIIRGRSPMNARTLEERLQVAKRRELYLKKQVNIGLPLPKIPTTLIKEWNTEMKDNKINPELEKISRKLQINIDLQKIREIWWQTHGPEHVYKIAEHYGIYQHLYKDAFFYPVIKLQIDYDFGSEDTLARVYNGNVIKPSEAKNQPSIKYDANSDTLWTLLMTTPDGNFTKSDNEYCHWFIGNIPGNDIAKGEQLIDYLRPIPPRGIGYCRYIFVLYKQDKRIDYTKYKKEQPCLSLSERDWNTLEFYREHQDYITPAGLAFFQSDWDESLSNFYHFNLETKEPVFEYDFPKPYIKKQEWFPLRRAFNLYLDRYRDPKEINKEFLLKKLKKVHPFKEPEPPLKYPNAHAFEIPVPTWLRVERRKERLGWGRINNIEE, translated from the exons ATGGCGCGAAggatttttcattctttttccactgatttattacatattaatgGTCAACAAGTTCGATATGGTCATATTATACGTGGAAGATCCCCAATGAATGCTCGTACATTAGAAGAACGACTGCAag TGGCAAAGCGAAGAGAACTCTACTTAAAAAAGCAAGTTAATATTGGTTTACCATTACCTAAAATACCTACAACGCTAATAAAAGAATGGAATAcagaaatgaaagataataaaataaatcctgagttagaaaaaatatcacgTAAACTACAAA taaatatcgatttacagAAAATACGTGAGATTTGGTGGCAAACGCACGGGCCGGAACATGTTTATAAAATTGCAGAACATTATGGGATCTATcaacatttatataaagatgCATTTTTTTATCCggttataaaattacaaatagaTTATGATTTTGGATCTGAGGATACACTTGCTAGAGTATATAATGGAAATGTAATTAAACCGAGTGAAGCAAAAAACCAACCTAGCATCAAATATGATGCTAATTCAGATACATTATGGACTTTATTAATGACTACACCAGATGGAAACTTTACTAAATCCGATAATGAATATTGCCATTGGTTTAT TGGAAATATACCTGGAAATGACATAGCGAAAGGGGAACAATTAATTGATTACTTAAGACCAATACCGCCTAGAGGTATTGGTTactgtagatatatatttgtattatataaacaagatAAACGTATtgattatacaaaatataaaaaagaacagccttg TCTGAGCTTATCGGAACGCGACTGGAACACATTGGAGTTCTATAGAGAACATCAAGATTATATAACGCCAGCAGGATTAGCATTTTTCCAATCGGATTGGGATGAatctctttctaatttttatcattttaatttag aaacaaAAGAACCAGTATTTGAGTACGATTTTCCAAAaccatatataaaaaaacaggAATGGTTTCCATTAAGACGagcttttaatttatatttagatagGTACCGGGATcctaaagaaataaataaggaatttttattgaagaaaCTGAAAAAGGTTCATCCTTTCAAAGAACCAGAACCACCATTAAAATATCCAAATGCTCATGCTTTTGAAATTCCTGTACCTACTTGGTTGagagtagaaagaagaaaagaaaggctAGGTTGGggacgtataaataatattgaagagtaa